A window of Haloarcula marismortui ATCC 43049 genomic DNA:
CGAGGACCTGCGCGAGCAGGGCGAGGCGGCCGCGGACTTCGCCAAGGAACTGGCCGGCCGCGCACAATCGCTCGACGAGCAACTCCCGCCCGAGCGCGAACAGGCAGCGCTCGAACGGGCCGCGTGGCTCATCGAACGGGAGTTCGGCGCTGACGTGGTCGTGCAGGGACCCGAGGAGGCGGACCCCGACCTCGTCGGCAAATCCGGTCCCGGCCGACCGGCCATCGATATCGAAGAATAGCTCGCAGTCGTCCGATTTTCGTCTGTCGCGGCCTACTCGGCGCTAACTAGCCCAGTGTCGACGAGGTCTTCGAAGACGCTCGCCGCGTGGCCGTCGGGACCGACTCGTTCGTACACGGCGACGACGCGCTCCCGTGCGATAACGTACGTCGTCCGCTGGCTCCGTCCGTCGACGAGTGGCACGTCGAACGCTTCACACAGTCGCCCTTCGGGGTCGGCCAGCAGGTCGAAACTGATGTCGTTCGCTTCAGCAAAGTCGCGGTGGCTCTCGACGCCGTCGGTCGAGACGCCGTACACTGAGACGCCCGTGTCTTCGAACCGCTGTGCGTGCTCCTCGAACTGTTCTGTCTCCGTCGTACAGCCCGGCGTGTCGTCCGCCGGATAGAAGTACAGCACTGTTGGCTGCTCGAAGTTGGGCTGGACCGCGTCGCCGTGCTGGTTCGTCGCCCTGATCGTCGGTACGTCGGTACCGGGTTCGAGTACCATCGTCAGTTTACAGGGATATCTGTCCCGTCGTCGTCCTCGTTGTGTCCAACCTTCGCCAGCCGCACAGTGAGAACGCCGCTGTCGTAGCTCGCGGTGGTCTCACCGTCGTCGACGGCTTCGGGGAGGCGAACCGACCGGCTCAGCGACTGCTGACGGCGCTCGCGCTGGACGTACTGGCCGTCGGTTGATTCCCGCTCCTGGCTTGATGTGGCGCTGATGGTGAGCTTGCGGTCCTCGACAAGCTGGACGTCGATGTCCTCGCTGTCGTAGCCGGGCAGGTCCGCGTGGACGAGGAAGGCGTCGCCCTTGTCGAGGACGTCGACCGGGATAGCGCCCATGTCGACGCCGAACTGCTCTCCCAGCATATCGAACGCGCGCTCGATTTCGCTGAACGGATCGCGGTCAGACATACACGGGGGTACACGGGCCCGGGACTTAACGCTTGAAGCGGGGCCGGCGGTGTTTCGCCGGCTCAGTTGACGACCGTCTTGGAGTCATATGACCCGAGCCGGCGGACCCACCCCTTCCCGGCGATGTCCTCGATATCAGCGAGAGCCTCCTGCGTGCGCTGCTCGTAGAGACCGGCCGAGATGTCGATGTGGAAGACGTAGTCCCCGAGCCGCTCACCGCTGGGCCGGGACTCGACGCGGGTGAGGTTGATGTCGCGGTCTGCGAACGGCTCCAGCAGTTCAAGCAGGAGGCCGGGGTAGTCGACGTCGGGATAGACAATAAAGGAGGTCTTGCCGCCGGCCTCGCTGCGCTCGCTCTTCGAGGCGACGACGACGAAGCGGGTGGCGTTCGAGGACCGGTCCTGAATGTCCTCGGCGAGCACTTTCAGTTCGGTGCCGTTGGTCGCGTTCTCGGGGTGGCCGATAGCGGCGATGTCAGCGTCGCCACGGGCGCGTTCGACGCCGCGGGCCGTCGACGCGACGGCCTCGACATTGACCCCGGGGTAGTGCTCGTCGAGCCAGCCGCGACACTGAGCCAGCGCCTGTGCATGGCTGGCTACCAGTGAGAACGAGTCGTCCTGTGCGAGCAGGGCGTGGCGGATCGGCGTGATAACCTCCTCGACGACGGCAACGTCGTACTCCGCGAAGGCGTCGAGCGATTCGGTGACAGAGCCCTCGATGCTGTTTTCGACGGGGACGACGCCGCGCTCGGCCTCGCCGTTGGCGACGGCCTCGACGATGGCGGTCACTGACTCGGAGAAGGAGATATCGTCGTCGGTGACTGCCTGTGCGGCGCGGTGTGAGTAGGTCCCCTCAGGACCTAAGGTAACAGTGGTCATACCCGGGGTACAGCGGTGGGAACCAAAAGAACCGTGGTCATCGGCAAGCGCTGTGTCGCCGCAGTGTGCCGTGATTCAGGACAACCGCGCCAGCTCCTCGTCAGTGAGGTCGATGGCGCTTGCAGCCACGTTCTGTTCGAGGTGGTCGAGACTGCTGGTTCCGGGAATCGGGAGTGTCACGTCCGAGTGCCCCAGCAGCCACGCCAACGCGATCTGGTAGGGCGTGGCGTCGTGGCGCTGGGCTATCTCATCGATACCGTCGACGCCGCCGAGGTCGCCAGCGCCGAGCGGGAACCACGGGATGAACCCGATGCCGTAGCGCTCGCAGGCTTCCAGCACGTCCTCGTCGTCGCGGTGGCTGAGGTTGTACTGGTTCTGGACCGTCACGATGTCGACGATGTCTCGGGCGCGGTCAAGTTGTTCGACGGAGACGTTCGAGACGCCGATGTGGCGGATCAACCCTTCATCCTTCATCTCGGCGAGCGCGTGAATCGAATCTTCGAACGGCGTGTCGGGGTCCGGTCGGTGGTACTGGTACAGGTCGATAGGGTCCATCTGCAGGCGGTCCCGCGAGCACAACTGGGCGTTGCGCAGGTAGTCCGGGTCGCCGTGTGCCAGCCAGTCCGCGTCGGTGTTACGGAGCAGGCCGCCCTTCGTCGCGATGACGAGGTCCTCGCGTTCGGTGTCGAGCGCTTCGCCGATGAGCCGCTCCGAGACGCCCGGCCCGTACGAATCCGCCGTGTCGATGAAGTCAACACCGAGTTCCACCGCCCGCTTCAGTACGGCGTGAGCGTCCGTCTCGTTGTCTGGCTCGCCGATGACATCATCACCCGTGAGCCGCATCGCGCCGAAGCCGAGCCGGTGGACCGTGAGTTCGCCACCGATATCGAACGTCTCACTCTCGTTTGTAACCATGTGAACACGGTTGTCCGCACGCCTGAAAATAGCCGCGTCGGCGCAGGTCGTCGGTGTCGACACCTCACGTAGCCCGCTCACTCGCTGCTACGGTGGAACAGCGCAAGGTGAACGAGGAGGTAGCGTGAGGCGTAAAAAACCGTCACGCTGGCGACAAAGGCAAACAGCGAGACGGCCGCAACTGACAGCCCGAACCCGGAGGCGACGAACGGGTTTCGACCCGTGAACGCGATGTATGCGGACACTGCGTCACCGCCGCCCAGACCCACAGCGAACAGGCAAAGCGAGAGGACAATCGCCAGGCCGCCGGTTCCGAGGCCGACGTACCGCGCGAAGTCCTCGGCGTTGAGCGCCGCGTGCGCCTGTCGCTCGGTCAGCGGGGCGAGCCGGACCCGGTAGAGAACTGACCCGACGAGTAATGTCGCACCGAACAACTGGAGGAATCCGCCGAATACCCCGAGCAACAGCACTTTCGGCGAGGCGAGGTCGGGGTTAATCGATGGCAGAAACGCCGCGGTGCTGTCCGGATACAGCCCGTAGACCGGGAGTAACAGTGCCAGCGCGCCAAGCAGGGCGCTCTGGAGCGCGAGCGTCCGCGGGACAGTCTGTCTGAGATACGAGTGGCGTTCATAGCGGAGTCGCTCGTACGTCGACCCCGAAATGATTGCCTGGGCGATAGTGTCGTCGGGCTGTGAATCAGTAGACATATGTTACCGGTTCCTATTTACCGACAGTTTACTCAATCCACAATATAACCCTTTTGCACGGCGCAAAATTATGACTCTCTGATAATAAACGGTATCAGAGTTGTGTTAAAACATAATGGCCCTTCGCGAACCAGCCCAGAACGTTCTCAGCGCGTGTGAACCGCTTCGCCGCGTGCTGCTGCGGCCGCCTCGTGGACCGCTTCGGAGAGTGTCGGGTGCGTGTGGATCGTCCCGGCGATGTCTTCCAGCCGCGCGCCCATCTCGATGCCCAGCCCGAGTTCGGCGATGAGTTCAGACGCCTCCGGACCAACGATCTGTGCCCCGAGCAGGAACTCCTCGTCGGCATCAGCGACGACGCGGACGAACCCTTCCTTCTCGTTGACCGTGAGCGCACGGCCGTTGGCTCGGACCGGCATCTGTCCAATGACCGGCTCGAAGCCCGCCGCCTCGGCCTCCGACTCAGTCATCCCGACGGTCGCGATTTCGGGGTCGGTGAATACCGCGGCGGGAATCGCCTGGTGGTCGAACGCGGCTGGCTCACCGGCGGCGGCTCTCGCGGCAACCTCGCCCTCAGCCATCGCCTTGTGGGCCAGCATCGGTTCTCCGGCCACGTCACCGACTGCAAACACCGACTCAAACGCCGTTCGGCACTGGTCGTCGGTCGGAATGACGCCGTTCTCGTCCGTCTGGAGGTCGATGTTATCCAGCGCGAGTGTATCCGTGACCGGCTCGCGGCCGACCGCGACAAGACATTTCTCGGCGTTGTACTCAGTGACCACCTCGTCTTCGTCAACGGTCTGGACGCGAATGCCCTCGTCTGTCTCCTCCCAGTTGTCGGCCGCCTCGCCGAAGTTGAAATCGATACCCAGCTCCTCGGCGCGGTCCCGAACGACCGTCGCGATGTCGTCTTCGTAGCCGGGCAACACGTCATCAAGCATTTCGACGACGGTGACCTCCGCACCAAGCTTTGCGAACACCGTCGAGAGCTCCATGCCGATATAGCCCGCGCCGACGACGAGCAGCTTCTCCGGGACCGATTCGAGTGCAAGCGCGTCCTTCGATGAGAGGATGTGCTCGCCGTCGAATTCGAAGCCCGGGACCGCCATCGGTCGGCTCCCCGTCGCAACGATGGCGTGTTCGAACGACAGCGATTCGGAGCCCTGTCCCTCACCGCCGTGGGCAACCCGGACCGTCCCGTCGTCGACGAACTCGGCGGTCCCCTCCACCAGATTGACGCCGGCGTTCTTACACAGCGATTCGACGCCCCGTGTCAGCCGTGTGACGACGCCGTCTTTCCACTCGGTCATTCCGGCCATGTCGACGGCCGGGTCCGCGAATACGCCCATCGACTCGGCCTGCCGGGCGTCGTGGGCGACATCCGAGGCCGAGATGAGTGCTTTCGAGGGGATACAGCCGTGGTTCAGACAGGTCCCGCCGTAGGCATCCCGCTCGACAAGCGTCGTGTCTAGTCCCAGTTGCGCACCCCGGATCGCAGCGACGTAGCCGCCCGGACCGCCGCCGATAACAAGCAGTTCCGTTCCCGTAGTGACATCTCCAACGACCATAGCGGTGCCTCGTCCGGGTCCGTGAAAAGCTATCGCCCTTCAGCTCGCTGTCGTCTCTCACCTGCGCCGTCGGTACAGGTAGTACCCGATGACCGGCACTGACACCGCAAACGCCGCGAGCAGTGTCGCCCCCACGGCGTGGGCGATGCCGGCGAGCGCATACAGCGGTGTGGGGGTCCAGTCCCCGTCGGTCTGCCGGAGGTGTCGACTGTCGAGAAAGAGGCCGACCGTGAGAAGCAGGCTGAACAGCACACCCGCCCAACTGGCGAGGACGGTCAGGGCAAACGCGCCGAGGAACGTTCCGAGACTCCCCTCACCGGCCGACCCCGACGAAATGACTAGTTCCATCCCGACTCGGGAGAGGGCAACACAGCCCGGAGCCAGCACAAACAGCGTGGCTAACCCGTACCAGACCCACGTGTCTCTTGTGGAGGGCATCACGAGCCCTGTCGTTCCAGTGACTGGTCTGGTTTTCGGTTGCGAACCCGGGCAGTCACTCCAGCAGGAGTCGCGTCGGGTCCGACAGATACTCCTTGAGCGTGTTGACGAAGCGCGCCGCGTCGGCGCCGTCGATGACACGGTGGTCGATTGCCAGCGAGAGCGGGAGCGTAGGTTTCGCGACGACTTCGCCGTCTTCGGCCACCGGCCGCTCTTTCAGCGCCCCGATACCGAGAATCGCCGTCTCGGGGACGTTGATGATCGGACTGGCGTACTCGCCGCCGATGACGCCGAAGTTCGTGACGGTGAACGTCCCGCCCTGCATCTCTGATCGCTCGATGTCTCGCTCTCTGGCCCGCCCGACGAGGTCGTTGACCTCGCCGGCGAGTTCGACCAGCCCCTTCCCGTCCACGTCGTTAACGACCGGGACGACAAGCCCGTGGTCGGTTGCCGCCGCCACGCCGATGTTGTGGGCATCCCTGTAGACGATTTCCTCGTTTTCGGTGTCAAGCGCCGTGTTGAGCACCGGGTGCTTGTCCAGCGCCGCGGCGACGCATTTCACCACAAACGGTGTGTACGTCAGCGTGACATCGCGCTCCTCGGCGAGTGGCGCGAGTCGCTCACGGGCCTCGACGAGGCCGGACACGACTACCTGATCGTGGTGGGTCGCGTGGGGCACTTCTCGACGCGAGCGCGCCATCTGCTCGCCGATAGACCGGCGGACGCCACGGTACGGTTCGCGGCGCTCGCCGTCGCCTGTCTCGACGGCTGTCGTTTCGGCCCCAGCGCCGCCCGCCTCGGCTGCCGTTCCCGCCGCACCACCTTCGGCGCTGACAGCTTCGGCATCAGCCGCCTGTGCAGCCTGCTGGGCCTCCGCGTACGTCCGGACGGCGGCCTCGTCGACGTAGGGCTGACCGTCCCGCGTCTGGTCGGTCGGGACGGCGTCGATATTCACGTCGAGTTCGCGGGCGGCCTTTCTGGTGGCCGGCGTCGCCAGCGTCTGGTCGCGACTGGCGGCTTCCTGTCCGTCGCCGGAGACGCTTTTGACGGCTGACTTGACAGCGGTCCCGTCGTCTGTGTCGCCCGCGTCGACCTGTGAAACCGCTGCGGTCGGACTGTCCCCGTCGTCGGACGCCTTCGAAACGACCGACGTAGGGCTGTCGTCACTGGCAGTCGCCTCGTCGGCCGATGCTGTGGCCGCCTCGACATCCCCCTCTGTGACACGGCCGCCCGGTCCGCTTCCGTCGACGGCCGCGATGTCGACGCCCTTCTCACGGGCGAGTCGACGGACGCTCGGCGAGGCGAACACGCGGCCATCAGCCGTACTTGTGCTTGCACCCGACTGCTCGTCAGCCGCTGCGGCTTCGCTCGCAGCGCTGTCTGCCTCCTCTGTGTCGGCTCCTGCCGATTCGGCTTCGTCTGTATCGCTGGCCGCCGCGTCGGCCGTTTCGGCGTCGCCCTCTTCGGCAATGGTGATGAGCACCTCGCCGGTCTGCACCATC
This region includes:
- a CDS encoding aldo/keto reductase; protein product: MVTNESETFDIGGELTVHRLGFGAMRLTGDDVIGEPDNETDAHAVLKRAVELGVDFIDTADSYGPGVSERLIGEALDTEREDLVIATKGGLLRNTDADWLAHGDPDYLRNAQLCSRDRLQMDPIDLYQYHRPDPDTPFEDSIHALAEMKDEGLIRHIGVSNVSVEQLDRARDIVDIVTVQNQYNLSHRDDEDVLEACERYGIGFIPWFPLGAGDLGGVDGIDEIAQRHDATPYQIALAWLLGHSDVTLPIPGTSSLDHLEQNVAASAIDLTDEELARLS
- a CDS encoding Hsp20/alpha crystallin family protein gives rise to the protein MSDRDPFSEIERAFDMLGEQFGVDMGAIPVDVLDKGDAFLVHADLPGYDSEDIDVQLVEDRKLTISATSSQERESTDGQYVQRERRQQSLSRSVRLPEAVDDGETTASYDSGVLTVRLAKVGHNEDDDGTDIPVN
- a CDS encoding peroxiredoxin gives rise to the protein MVLEPGTDVPTIRATNQHGDAVQPNFEQPTVLYFYPADDTPGCTTETEQFEEHAQRFEDTGVSVYGVSTDGVESHRDFAEANDISFDLLADPEGRLCEAFDVPLVDGRSQRTTYVIARERVVAVYERVGPDGHAASVFEDLVDTGLVSAE
- the pheA gene encoding prephenate dehydratase, yielding MTTVTLGPEGTYSHRAAQAVTDDDISFSESVTAIVEAVANGEAERGVVPVENSIEGSVTESLDAFAEYDVAVVEEVITPIRHALLAQDDSFSLVASHAQALAQCRGWLDEHYPGVNVEAVASTARGVERARGDADIAAIGHPENATNGTELKVLAEDIQDRSSNATRFVVVASKSERSEAGGKTSFIVYPDVDYPGLLLELLEPFADRDINLTRVESRPSGERLGDYVFHIDISAGLYEQRTQEALADIEDIAGKGWVRRLGSYDSKTVVN
- a CDS encoding dihydrolipoamide acetyltransferase family protein codes for the protein MFEFNLPDLGEGVAEGEVLTWRVSPGDAVTEDQVLAEVETDKAAVDVPSPVDGVVQELHAEVGEMVQTGEVLITIAEEGDAETADAAASDTDEAESAGADTEEADSAASEAAAADEQSGASTSTADGRVFASPSVRRLAREKGVDIAAVDGSGPGGRVTEGDVEAATASADEATASDDSPTSVVSKASDDGDSPTAAVSQVDAGDTDDGTAVKSAVKSVSGDGQEAASRDQTLATPATRKAARELDVNIDAVPTDQTRDGQPYVDEAAVRTYAEAQQAAQAADAEAVSAEGGAAGTAAEAGGAGAETTAVETGDGERREPYRGVRRSIGEQMARSRREVPHATHHDQVVVSGLVEARERLAPLAEERDVTLTYTPFVVKCVAAALDKHPVLNTALDTENEEIVYRDAHNIGVAAATDHGLVVPVVNDVDGKGLVELAGEVNDLVGRARERDIERSEMQGGTFTVTNFGVIGGEYASPIINVPETAILGIGALKERPVAEDGEVVAKPTLPLSLAIDHRVIDGADAARFVNTLKEYLSDPTRLLLE
- the lpdA gene encoding dihydrolipoyl dehydrogenase, which translates into the protein MVVGDVTTGTELLVIGGGPGGYVAAIRGAQLGLDTTLVERDAYGGTCLNHGCIPSKALISASDVAHDARQAESMGVFADPAVDMAGMTEWKDGVVTRLTRGVESLCKNAGVNLVEGTAEFVDDGTVRVAHGGEGQGSESLSFEHAIVATGSRPMAVPGFEFDGEHILSSKDALALESVPEKLLVVGAGYIGMELSTVFAKLGAEVTVVEMLDDVLPGYEDDIATVVRDRAEELGIDFNFGEAADNWEETDEGIRVQTVDEDEVVTEYNAEKCLVAVGREPVTDTLALDNIDLQTDENGVIPTDDQCRTAFESVFAVGDVAGEPMLAHKAMAEGEVAARAAAGEPAAFDHQAIPAAVFTDPEIATVGMTESEAEAAGFEPVIGQMPVRANGRALTVNEKEGFVRVVADADEEFLLGAQIVGPEASELIAELGLGIEMGARLEDIAGTIHTHPTLSEAVHEAAAAARGEAVHTR